Proteins encoded by one window of Mycolicibacterium cosmeticum:
- a CDS encoding DUF937 domain-containing protein has product MAGLDDLYAQIPVQDIASRLGADEGEVNNAIRTLVPALVGGLQHNVQSADIDSSQLESAVSAQGASGLLDGGVSVDQVDQAEGDNIVANIFGGNDSGQVAAALAGGGAGGSNLIKQLLPILAPIVLAYIGKQFAQKSGQGQPEAASSGGGLGDVLGSILGGAGGGGGNNPLGSILGSVLGGGSGGQGGNQGNVIGDILGGLLGGKK; this is encoded by the coding sequence ATGGCCGGTCTTGATGATCTTTACGCGCAGATTCCGGTACAGGACATTGCCTCGCGGCTCGGCGCCGATGAAGGCGAGGTGAACAACGCCATCCGGACCCTGGTGCCGGCCCTGGTCGGCGGCCTGCAGCACAACGTGCAGTCCGCTGACATCGACTCGAGCCAGTTGGAGTCCGCCGTCTCCGCGCAGGGTGCCAGCGGCCTGCTCGACGGTGGGGTCAGCGTCGACCAGGTGGACCAGGCCGAGGGCGACAACATCGTGGCCAACATCTTCGGCGGTAACGACAGTGGCCAGGTCGCGGCCGCGCTGGCGGGCGGCGGCGCCGGGGGGAGCAACCTGATCAAGCAGTTGCTGCCGATCCTGGCCCCCATCGTGCTGGCCTATATCGGCAAGCAGTTCGCCCAGAAGAGCGGCCAGGGGCAGCCCGAGGCCGCGTCCTCCGGCGGTGGGCTGGGTGACGTGCTGGGCAGCATCCTCGGCGGCGCCGGCGGCGGTGGCGGCAACAACCCCCTGGGCAGCATCCTGGGCAGCGTGCTCGGCGGCGGCTCCGGCGGGCAGGGCGGCAATCAGGGGAACGTCATCGGCGACATCCTGGGTGGGCTGCTCGGCGGCAAGAAGTGA
- a CDS encoding S9 family peptidase, with product MTPRHAFGDLDRFLELSRVAGLAVSPDGSRLVTTITEINDEHTEFVTAIWELDPAGHHPARRLTRGAKGETAPAFTADGDLLFIAARPTPRDDKPPAALWRLPASGGEAVELLTLPGGIGAVHTAMSADRVIVTAPLLPSAATVADDARLRKLRKDNQVSAILHTRYPVRYWDHDLGPDHPHLLDAADSRDLTPSPGAALREAGVAVSADGSFVVTSWHAPGPGASIRVCLVRVDTATGARQVIAEDPDADLGHPAISPDGSRLAFLRETVSTPDRAPRITLCVMTFGEPWVQVGQDWDRWPASVGWTTDGTGLVVTADDNGRCPIFAVDPDGGAVTRLTDDDYSYAEVHTAPGGVVYALRHSYTAPPHPVRIDADGQVVVLPCVDIPELPGDVEEITATAPDGVRVRSWLVLPETTEPAPLLLWVHGGPLGSWNAWHWRWNPWLLAAAGYAVLLPDPALSTGYGQDFVQRGWGAWGAAPYTDLMAATDAACAHPRVDAGRTAAMGGSFGGYMANWIAGHTDRFDAIVTHASLWALDQFGHTTDGAYWWVREMTEQMTQHNSPHRHVARISTPMLVIHGDKDYRVPVGEALRLWYELLTESALPADDDGDSPHRFLYFPSEGHWVAAPQHTKIWYQVILAFLARHVLGEDGPLPETLG from the coding sequence ATGACGCCTCGCCACGCCTTCGGTGACCTCGACCGCTTTCTCGAACTGTCCAGGGTTGCCGGCCTGGCCGTCTCGCCCGACGGCTCCCGGCTGGTCACCACGATCACCGAGATCAACGACGAACACACCGAATTCGTCACGGCGATCTGGGAGCTGGATCCGGCCGGGCACCACCCCGCCCGGCGGCTGACGCGCGGCGCCAAGGGGGAAACGGCGCCTGCCTTCACCGCCGACGGCGACCTGCTGTTCATCGCGGCACGCCCGACGCCCCGTGACGACAAGCCGCCGGCGGCGCTGTGGCGGCTGCCCGCGTCCGGCGGTGAGGCCGTCGAACTGCTGACGCTGCCCGGCGGGATCGGTGCCGTGCACACCGCGATGTCGGCCGACCGGGTCATCGTCACCGCGCCGCTGCTTCCGTCGGCGGCCACCGTGGCCGACGACGCCCGACTGCGCAAGCTACGCAAGGACAACCAGGTTTCGGCCATTCTGCACACCCGCTACCCGGTGCGGTACTGGGATCACGACCTCGGACCCGATCACCCGCACCTGCTCGATGCGGCCGACTCCCGTGACCTCACCCCGTCACCGGGTGCGGCACTGCGTGAGGCCGGGGTCGCCGTCAGCGCCGACGGCAGCTTCGTGGTGACGTCCTGGCACGCGCCAGGGCCGGGCGCCTCGATCCGCGTCTGTCTGGTCCGCGTCGATACCGCCACCGGCGCGCGGCAGGTGATCGCCGAGGACCCGGACGCCGATCTGGGTCATCCCGCCATCTCCCCGGACGGCAGCCGGCTGGCGTTCCTGCGCGAGACGGTGTCCACCCCCGATCGCGCGCCACGGATCACGTTGTGCGTCATGACGTTCGGCGAGCCGTGGGTACAGGTGGGTCAGGACTGGGATCGCTGGCCCGCCTCGGTCGGCTGGACGACCGACGGAACCGGCCTCGTCGTCACCGCCGACGACAACGGCCGATGCCCGATCTTCGCGGTGGACCCGGACGGTGGTGCCGTCACCAGACTGACCGACGACGACTACAGCTACGCCGAGGTGCACACCGCGCCCGGCGGAGTCGTCTACGCGCTGCGCCATTCGTATACCGCACCGCCCCATCCGGTGCGCATCGACGCCGACGGGCAGGTCGTGGTGTTGCCCTGCGTCGACATCCCGGAACTGCCGGGCGACGTGGAAGAGATCACCGCGACGGCACCCGATGGCGTGCGGGTACGGTCCTGGCTGGTGCTGCCGGAGACGACCGAACCGGCGCCCCTGCTGCTGTGGGTGCACGGTGGGCCGTTGGGCAGCTGGAACGCTTGGCACTGGCGGTGGAATCCGTGGCTGCTGGCCGCCGCGGGCTATGCCGTGCTGCTACCCGACCCGGCGCTGTCGACGGGGTACGGACAGGACTTCGTCCAGCGTGGCTGGGGCGCCTGGGGTGCGGCGCCCTACACGGATCTGATGGCGGCCACCGACGCGGCCTGTGCCCACCCGCGGGTGGATGCCGGACGGACGGCCGCCATGGGCGGATCCTTCGGCGGTTACATGGCCAATTGGATCGCCGGACACACCGACCGGTTCGACGCGATCGTCACGCATGCCAGCCTGTGGGCGCTGGACCAGTTCGGGCATACCACCGATGGGGCGTACTGGTGGGTGCGTGAGATGACCGAGCAGATGACGCAACACAATTCACCGCACCGGCATGTCGCCCGGATCAGCACCCCGATGCTGGTGATCCACGGCGACAAGGACTATCGAGTCCCGGTCGGTGAGGCGTTGCGGCTGTGGTACGAACTGCTCACCGAGTCGGCGCTGCCGGCCGACGACGACGGTGACAGCCCGCACCGGTTCCTGTATTTCCCCTCCGAAGGGCACTGGGTCGCCGCGCCGCAGCACACCAAGATCTGGTACCAGGTGATCCTGGCTTTCCTGGCCCGTCACGTTCTGGGTGAGGACGGACCCCTGCCGGAGACGCTCGGGTAG
- a CDS encoding valine--tRNA ligase yields MTASPSSRADALPKSWEPGAVESELYQGWVDAGYFTADPSSTKPPYSIVLPPPNVTGSLHMGHALDHTLMDALTRRKRMQGYEVLWLPGMDHAGIATQSVVEKQLAVDGKTKEDFGRELFIEKVWDWKRESGGTIGGQMRRLGDGVDWSRDRFTMDEGLSRAVRTIFKRLYDAGLIYQAERLVNWSPVLRTAISDLEVKYEDVEGELVSFRYGSMDDTQPHIVVATTRLETMLGDTAIAVHPDDERYRALVGKTLPHPFLDRDIVIVADEHVDPEFGTGAVKVTPAHDPNDFEIGVRHNLPMPSILDITGAITGTGTQFDGMDRFEARVAVREALAAQGRIVAEKRPYLHSVGHSERSGEPIEPRLSLQWWVKVESLAKAAGDAVRGGDTVIHPASLEPRWFAWVDNMHDWCISRQLWWGHRIPIWHGPDGQQVCLGPDETPPEGWVQDPDVLDTWFSSALWPFSTMGWPERTPELEKFYPTSVLVTGYDILFFWVARMMMFGTFVAGDDAIGAGSVPFRNVFLHGLIRDEFGRKMSKSKGNGIDPLDWVEKFGADALRFTLARGASPGGDLSIGEDHARASRNFATKLFNATKFALMNGAAPAPLPAAGELTDADRWILGRLDEVRAEADAAFESYEFSRACEALYHFAWDEFCDWYVELAKVQISQGLSHTTAVLAAVLDTLLKLLHPVMPFVTETLWKTLTGGESIVVADWPEPSGFAPDAVATRRITDMQKLVTEVRRFRSDQGLADRQRVPARLSGLDAADVESQLPAVTALAWLTEPADGFTASASVEVRLTEGTVVVEVDTSGTVDVAAERRRLEKDLAAAEKELAQTTGKLGNAEFLAKAPEAVVDKIKARRQLAQEEVERITARLAGLR; encoded by the coding sequence GTGACTGCCAGCCCTTCCTCGCGCGCCGATGCCCTGCCCAAGTCCTGGGAGCCGGGTGCGGTAGAGAGCGAGCTGTATCAGGGTTGGGTCGACGCCGGCTACTTCACCGCCGACCCGTCGAGCACCAAGCCGCCGTACTCGATCGTGCTGCCGCCCCCCAACGTGACGGGCAGCCTGCACATGGGCCACGCCCTGGACCACACCCTGATGGACGCGCTGACCCGGCGCAAGCGCATGCAGGGGTACGAGGTGCTGTGGCTGCCCGGCATGGACCACGCCGGCATCGCCACGCAGTCGGTGGTGGAAAAGCAGCTCGCCGTCGACGGCAAGACCAAAGAGGACTTCGGTCGCGAGCTGTTCATCGAGAAGGTGTGGGACTGGAAGCGTGAATCCGGCGGCACCATCGGCGGGCAGATGCGCCGGCTCGGCGACGGGGTGGACTGGAGCCGCGACCGCTTCACCATGGACGAGGGCCTGTCCCGCGCCGTCCGCACCATCTTCAAGCGGCTCTACGACGCCGGGCTGATCTACCAGGCCGAGCGGCTGGTGAACTGGTCACCGGTGCTGCGGACCGCGATCAGCGATCTCGAGGTCAAGTACGAGGACGTCGAGGGCGAGCTGGTCTCCTTCCGGTACGGCTCCATGGACGACACGCAGCCGCATATCGTGGTGGCCACCACCCGGCTGGAGACCATGCTCGGTGACACCGCCATCGCGGTGCATCCCGACGACGAGCGCTACCGCGCCCTGGTCGGCAAGACCCTGCCGCACCCCTTCCTCGATCGCGATATCGTCATCGTCGCCGACGAGCACGTCGACCCCGAATTCGGTACCGGCGCAGTCAAAGTCACGCCCGCGCACGACCCGAACGACTTCGAGATCGGCGTCCGGCACAACCTGCCGATGCCGTCGATCCTCGACATCACGGGTGCGATCACCGGCACCGGAACGCAATTCGACGGCATGGACCGGTTCGAGGCCCGGGTGGCGGTGCGCGAGGCGCTGGCCGCGCAGGGCCGCATCGTCGCCGAGAAGCGGCCCTACCTGCACAGCGTCGGGCATTCCGAGCGCAGCGGCGAACCGATCGAGCCGCGGCTGAGTCTGCAGTGGTGGGTCAAGGTCGAATCGCTGGCCAAGGCTGCCGGTGACGCGGTGCGTGGTGGTGACACCGTGATCCACCCGGCCAGCCTGGAACCGCGCTGGTTCGCCTGGGTGGACAACATGCACGACTGGTGCATCTCGCGCCAGCTGTGGTGGGGGCATCGCATCCCGATCTGGCACGGCCCCGACGGCCAGCAGGTGTGCCTGGGGCCCGACGAGACCCCGCCCGAGGGTTGGGTGCAGGACCCCGACGTGCTCGACACCTGGTTCTCCTCGGCGCTGTGGCCGTTCTCCACGATGGGCTGGCCCGAGCGCACCCCGGAGCTGGAGAAGTTCTATCCGACCAGCGTGCTGGTCACCGGCTACGACATCCTGTTCTTCTGGGTGGCCCGGATGATGATGTTCGGCACCTTCGTCGCCGGCGACGACGCGATCGGCGCCGGTTCCGTTCCGTTCCGGAATGTGTTCCTGCACGGCCTGATTCGCGACGAATTCGGTCGCAAGATGAGCAAGTCCAAGGGCAACGGCATCGACCCGCTGGACTGGGTGGAGAAGTTCGGTGCCGACGCGCTGCGCTTCACCCTTGCCCGTGGGGCCAGTCCCGGCGGTGACCTGTCCATCGGTGAGGACCACGCGCGCGCGTCCCGCAATTTCGCCACCAAGCTGTTCAACGCCACCAAGTTCGCGCTGATGAACGGCGCGGCACCGGCACCGTTGCCGGCGGCCGGTGAATTGACCGACGCCGACCGCTGGATCCTGGGCCGGCTCGACGAGGTGCGCGCCGAGGCGGACGCGGCATTCGAGAGCTACGAGTTCAGCCGTGCCTGCGAGGCGCTGTACCACTTCGCCTGGGACGAGTTCTGCGACTGGTATGTCGAGCTGGCGAAAGTCCAGATCTCACAGGGTCTTTCGCACACCACAGCAGTGCTCGCCGCGGTGCTGGACACGCTGCTCAAACTGCTGCACCCGGTGATGCCGTTCGTTACCGAGACGCTGTGGAAGACGCTCACCGGTGGTGAGTCGATCGTCGTCGCCGACTGGCCCGAGCCATCGGGCTTCGCGCCGGATGCGGTCGCCACCCGGCGCATCACCGACATGCAGAAGCTGGTCACCGAGGTGCGCCGGTTCCGCAGCGACCAGGGCCTGGCCGACCGGCAGCGGGTGCCGGCCCGGCTCAGCGGCCTGGACGCCGCCGACGTGGAATCGCAGCTGCCCGCGGTCACCGCGCTGGCCTGGCTCACCGAACCGGCCGACGGTTTCACCGCCTCGGCATCGGTCGAGGTGCGCCTGACCGAGGGCACCGTGGTGGTCGAGGTGGACACCTCCGGCACCGTCGACGTCGCCGCCGAACGGCGCCGTCTGGAAAAGGACCTGGCCGCGGCGGAGAAGGAATTGGCGCAAACCACGGGCAAACTCGGCAACGCCGAGTTCCTGGCCAAGGCGCCCGAGGCCGTCGTCGACAAGATCAAGGCCCGTCGTCAGCTGGCGCAGGAAGAGGTCGAGCGGATCACGGCGCGGCTCGCCGGGTTGCGATGA
- a CDS encoding saccharopine dehydrogenase family protein, with protein MTTQREFDLVLYGATGFAGKLTAEYLATAGASARIALAGRSAEKVRAVRDSLGEPAHAWPVIEADTSAPASLAAMAARTQVVVTTVGPYTRYGLPLVAACVEAGTDYADLTGETPFIRDSADQFHKQAADTGARIVHSCGFDSIPSDLTVYALYHRSREDGSGELTDTDLVLRRFAGGVSGGTVASMVEFFRTAASDPDIRRAMLDPYTLSTDRAAEPELGHQSDTPWRRGVQIAPELAGIWTGAFAMAAPNSRIVRRSNALLDWAYGRKFRYAEHMSTGSSVLAPVASAVDTAVNAAAFGLGMKYLDKVPSTVLERITPKPGSGPSERTRDKGHYRIETYTTTSSGARYRAVIAQQGDPGYKATAVLLGESGLALALDRDRLSDLRGVLTPAAAMGDALLTRLPAAGVTLQTTRLN; from the coding sequence ATGACCACGCAGCGGGAATTCGACCTCGTCCTCTATGGCGCCACCGGGTTCGCCGGCAAACTCACCGCGGAATACCTGGCCACGGCCGGTGCGTCGGCCCGGATCGCCCTGGCCGGCCGGTCGGCGGAAAAGGTGCGGGCGGTGCGTGACAGCCTCGGCGAGCCCGCGCATGCCTGGCCCGTCATCGAGGCCGACACGAGCGCTCCGGCCTCGCTGGCGGCGATGGCCGCGCGCACCCAGGTGGTGGTGACCACGGTCGGGCCCTACACCCGCTACGGGCTGCCGCTGGTGGCGGCCTGCGTGGAAGCCGGAACCGATTACGCCGACCTGACCGGGGAGACACCCTTCATCCGCGACAGCGCCGACCAGTTCCACAAGCAGGCCGCCGACACCGGTGCCCGCATCGTGCACTCCTGCGGATTCGACTCGATCCCTTCCGATCTCACCGTCTATGCGCTCTATCACCGCTCGCGCGAGGACGGCTCGGGCGAGCTCACCGACACCGACCTGGTGTTGCGCCGGTTCGCCGGCGGGGTCTCCGGCGGCACCGTCGCGTCGATGGTGGAGTTCTTCCGCACTGCCGCAAGCGATCCCGACATCCGGCGCGCGATGCTCGATCCCTACACGCTGAGCACCGACCGCGCCGCCGAACCCGAGCTCGGCCACCAATCGGACACACCCTGGCGCCGCGGTGTCCAGATCGCCCCGGAACTGGCGGGCATCTGGACCGGTGCGTTCGCCATGGCGGCACCCAACTCGCGAATCGTGCGCCGCAGCAACGCACTTCTCGACTGGGCGTACGGCCGGAAATTCCGGTACGCCGAGCACATGAGCACCGGCTCGTCGGTCCTGGCGCCGGTCGCGTCCGCGGTGGACACGGCGGTCAACGCCGCGGCGTTCGGCCTCGGGATGAAGTACCTCGACAAGGTGCCGTCGACGGTGCTGGAGCGGATCACCCCCAAACCGGGCAGCGGGCCCAGTGAACGGACCCGGGACAAGGGGCACTACCGCATCGAGACCTACACCACCACCAGCAGCGGTGCCCGGTACCGCGCCGTCATCGCCCAGCAGGGCGACCCCGGCTACAAGGCCACCGCGGTGCTGCTCGGCGAGAGCGGCCTGGCACTGGCGCTCGACCGGGACCGGCTCTCGGACCTGCGCGGCGTGCTCACCCCGGCCGCGGCGATGGGTGACGCGCTGCTCACCCGGTTGCCCGCCGCCGGCGTGACGTTGCAGACCACCCGGCTGAATTGA